Sequence from the Bacteroidales bacterium genome:
GATTTGTTCATCCTGACGGAAACATTAATTTCATAACCTACTCTGAACTATTATCCCGGGCAAGGTTAATGATAGCAGGAATGCATGCATTGGGGATGGCTCCCGGGGACAAGGTGATGATCGTTATGACAAGAAACGAGGAGATTATTCCCGTTCTCTGGGCCTGTTTTCTGAGCGGACTTATTCCAACCATTCTTCAACCGCCGATGTCGTTTACCGAGTTCAATCAGCCTGCCCAAAAAATTGAGAATGTTTACAGGATATTGCAGAACCCTAGGGTGATCTTGTCATCTGACCTGTTGAAAGGCTTCCAGTCGGATGTCATACCCTCGAAAAACCTTATTAATCCCGAAAGTCTTAAAAACGATTACCCGGAACCTATTCTGTTCCAGGCAAAGGAGACAGATATTGCTTTTATCCAGTTCTCTTCAGGAAGCACAGGGGATCCTAAAGGAATTATTCTGACCCATAAAAACATTCTTACCAATCTCGCAGCTATCAGCATCGGCCTGGACATATCTGACAATGATGTAATGGCTAACTGGATGCCGTTATATCATGATATGGGTTTATTCGGGTTTCATCTTTGCCCGGTCTTTGCGAAAAGCAATCATTACCTCATTGATCCGGTCGATTTTGTGAAAAAACCTACGATCTGGCTTGATGTGATGGATAAAGTCAGGTGCTCCATTACCGGATGCCCCAATTTCGGACAGGCATTGCTGTTGCGGTATCTTAAAAACAGGGACGAACAGAGCTGGGATCTTTCTTCATTAAAAGGCATTGTGAACGGAGCGGAACCTATTTCAAACAGGATCATGTCCGATTTCCTGGACAGACTCTCTGTCCACCGCCTGAGGAAAGGATCCATGATGCCGGCATACGGTATGGCCGAAGCTACC
This genomic interval carries:
- a CDS encoding AMP-binding protein, whose amino-acid sequence is MKAGIYDRKTLTDLLLTVTRTSPDKGIGFVHPDGNINFITYSELLSRARLMIAGMHALGMAPGDKVMIVMTRNEEIIPVLWACFLSGLIPTILQPPMSFTEFNQPAQKIENVYRILQNPRVILSSDLLKGFQSDVIPSKNLINPESLKNDYPEPILFQAKETDIAFIQFSSGSTGDPKGIILTHKNILTNLAAISIGLDISDNDVMANWMPLYHDMGLFGFHLCPVFAKSNHYLIDPVDFVKKPTIWLDVMDKVRCSITGCPNFGQALLLRYLKNRDEQSWDLSSLKGIVNGAEPISNRIMSDFLDRLSVHRLRKGSMMPAYGMAEATLAISFSELLKEPVITSFNRTMLQKEGKAKVETDNASEMLELVSVGKALNDTEIRVVDEKGHEVEDQIDGNIQIRGAGVTSGYYNNPAETRNSFDNGWLKTGDKGFFFDGNLYITGRVKDIIFVRGQNLYSHDLENLAGKYSDISYGKVIIGGWFDPKKGQDQIILFLVGSPNQATCETFLGLRNFFRDTYGITIDVFVPVRSNQVPKTSSGKIQRYKLISSYQNGEFDEVIAELKKLIRERELNPINKIPLQP